AGGTTCATATTTTTTACATCAACATCAAGAATTTTATCTGTAAAGGAGGTATGAATTTTGGATGAAACTGGGATTCCAATATTAATTCCAACAAATAATCTTTCTAATGAAATGTAAGGGAATAAAGTTATGTATTTTGGGTTTATTTGAGCTATTGTATCAAAGTTATTAAATTTAATTGAAGCTATTGCTCTTTCATCATAATAAATTCCAAAACCTAAAGCTAATTTCTTAGTTTTATAAAGTGGAAATCGGCTAATTAAACCAATTCTTAATTTACCTATATACCCATCATTAAAATAAAATGAATCAGGATTATTCATAGACATAAACGCACCTCCAGAAATATCCACTCCAATTGTAGGATAATAGGTACCAAGCATGTCTGGAGTAGTTCTTCTTTGAGAAAAAGTACTTGTAAATGTAATCAAAGATAACACAAAAACCAAATTAAATTTGTTAAACAATTTTATGATTTAATAAATTACTTTAAGATAGTATTTAATACAAAAACTTCAGAACTTAAATCCAATTTGTAAAGATATGTTCGCATTAAATATCTTACTATTGAATTTAAAATTTGAAAGGTTAATATCATTTAAAAACAAGTTGTTAATTGGAAATCCAAAGTTAAAATTCAACTTTGTTTGAACCAAATTATTATCGATTATCCTCCATAAAGTTGATCCTATAATCGGTTCAATTCTAATAGCCATTTTTTCCAAATGTATATTATTTAAATTATATAAATTAGAACTAAAAGATGTTTCAATTGGAAAACTAAAATTAACTCCTAATATCAACCTATCAATATTAATTTGAGGGTAAATATATAGGTATTTGATTTGAAATTCAATTGATGAATCTGGAAAGAATATCCTATAACATTTACCTTTTAAATTTTCAAAGCCAAAATAAATTGTTGAATTTACTTTACTATATTTAGATAAAGGTATTGCTGTAAAAAATCCAAGTTTATATCCTCCAATTCCAAAATCTCCTGTTAGCAAACTATCTTTTAAATCTAAGGAGATAGATAAATTAGCATAAAAATCCATACCAATTAAAACTGAATAATTAGTAGTGTTTAACTTTGGAAATGTTAATTGACAAAATGATTTATTACTTAATATTAGAAATAATAAAATTAAAATAGAAGTTAACTTCATAAAAAAAACTTTACAATATAAACTTACAAAAATTTGTTAGTAAATAATATAAAGTTAATTTTTAAAATTGTAACCAATAATATCAGTTTAATATTTTCTACTCCTTTCTACCCCTGGAATTCTAAATTGCCATGTAAGACCTAAGTGAGCAGAGGCTAAATTCCCATCAAATTTTTTATCTAAGTTTGTTAATGCTACTAATGCACCTGTTTGGTTCTCTTTGTAAATTTTATTTATACAATATCCTAAGGAAAAAGTTAATCCTAACCAACCAATTTCTTCATCTAAAAGTGGTGCAACTGCACCTAATCTTGGTTCAATCATCATATCAACGCTTTTAACATCTTCATCTGAATAATCAGTTGAAATCTCTGAAGCTGAGGTTCTATTTACAGTAAATTTCCCACTTTTTGGTAAGCCAAAATTAACACCAATAATTAAAGTGCTAATTTTAAGAAAAGGGAAAATAGAAATATAATTAAGTTGATTGTTAATAGTGTTATTGTTATCACTATTTTCAAATATACCAGTAGCTCTATTATCCAATCCAATTGATAATCCACCACTTAACATTCTTGAAAATGGCATAATTAAATCTAATCCAAATTGGGTTCCAAATTTAGGAGAAACTTTTAAACCAGTAGGTGGAGTATTTGTAGCCATTGAATAACCAATACTACCACCTAAACCTATAGTTAAAAAATCAGTTGCATTAATGTCTCCATAATTAGTCTGTGATTTAGTTACTACAATTGATAATAGAAATACTGAGAAAATTGAGATTATCCTTTTCATAAAATGATTTAATAGTTTATTGTAATTTGATTAAATATGTTGTAAAAAATGTAAAAGTTCTATTGAATTCACATTAAAATTATGACTGTTGATTTATTGTTTTAGTTAGTTACTTCTCCTAAATATGCTTGAATTACAATTGGATTTGATTTAATTTCAAATGGTGTTCCTGTAGCAATTTTATTTCCATAATCTATAACTGTAATTTGCTCACAAACTCCCATAACAACTTTCATATCATGCTCAATTAATACAATAGTTAAGTCGAAATTATCTCTTAAAAATCTAATTAAACTCATTAACTCAACTTTTTCAGTTGGTGTCATTCCTGCAGCAGGTTCATCAAGTAAAAGTAACTTAGGGTTTGTTGCTAATGCTCTAACAATTTCAACTCTCCTTTGATCTCCATAACTCAAGTTTTTTGCTAATTCATTTTTAAATTTTAATAATGAAAACATCTCTAACAAATTGTCAATTTCAATTTGGAATTTATCTTCTTGATTTGAATATTTTTTAAATTGTAAAATAGAATTTGTTAAATTATTTACACCTTTATTATTTAATGCAACTCTAACATTATCTGAAACTGAAAGTGATGTAAATAACCTAATGTTTTGAAAAGTTCTAGCAATTCCATTAGCGGCAATTTCGTAAGGTTTTAAACCAATAATCGATTTATCATTAAAAATTACATTACCTTCTGTTGGTTTATAAACGCCAGTAATCATATTAAACACAGTTGTTTTACCAGCTCCATTTGGTCCTATAATTCCATAAAGTGAATTCATAGGAATTTCTTGAGTTAAGTTACCAACAGCTGTTAACCCACCAAATTTCATTGTTACATTATCTAGTTTGAGTAACGCCATGAATATTCCACCATTAATTTATTAATTTTATTTACAATAGAATCCTTTTTTAAAAATAAGTCGTAAGGTATATAACCAGGTTGACTTCCTAAATCATTTTTGTTTTTAAGTTCAGTTGTTGAATTTCCCTTCGCAACATTTATACTCTTTGAATTTGAACCAGCTGTCCATTTGAAACTTCTAAAAAACATTTCCTTATTATCAATATATTTCTGCATTCTAATTCCATATGGAATTATTTCAATCAAGGTATTTCTTGTTGGAGTGTAATATGTACGCTTAATAATAGTACCAGTTAAACTATTTGAATCTTTATCAAAATATATGAAACTACCAAATTTTTTTGTACTGTCTGGTATAGGTTTATCTGAAATAAATGTAGTAAATCTATATTCTCCAGCATTAGGAATTATATAAACTCTTTTTTCAAATTGTCCCTTAATATTCCAACCACTTTTTAATGAATCTAACTTTGCTTCTATAGGTAATTTTATAGAAAATCCTTTTCTACTTTCCACACGCTGAACATATTCTATCCAAGTAATTTTTGAACTGTCAACCTTTTGTGCAAAGATTATTTGACAACCCAACATACCAAAAAAGACTAAAATAAATAATTTCAAAAAAGCACCTATAAGTTTATTAAAATGATGTACAAGTTAACTTATTCTGAATTAAAATCAAAAAAATTTATTTTATATGTTAACTAAATTATTATTAAAATAAATTTTAAATTACAATACTTATATTTAAAAGGTTACTCACCAAACTGTCCTTTTTGATACTTTTTAGGATCACGACCATACCTCCAAGATTGCATAATATTTGAAGAACCTGGTGTTGGTATAAAGCTGTCAAAAATTGCTGTAAGTTTGCTTTGTAGTTCAGTTAGACCTAATTCAGTTAATTGAAACTCAATTTGAACGGTGTAGTCTCTAAGTAAAAAAGTCCTTTGAAATGATTTTCTATTTCCTAACAAAATACCTGTAGAATCAAAAAAATGGATACTATCTAACAATTTATAATCCTTTGGTATTAAATGTTGTTCAGTAAAATATCGGATATTCATAGCCCCTAATCCTCCCTTTAAAATATAGTTAAACCATTCAGTTTTACCCTCTTTATTTTCTCTAGTTCCAATAGGATTTAATTTTGATTGAGCTGGAATTCTAAATTTATAATTATAAGAAGTGCTATTAAAATCAATTAATGAAGTATCAAAAGTTCTGATAATTCTTCTTGAAAAATTAGTATCAAGCTGCTTAACAGAATCAGTTAATTCTTGTGAATTAGCAAAAACAGAATTAAATGAAAAAAGTAAAGAGAAAACCAGAAATAATTTCATAAAAAAAGATGAAAAAAGTTTATGTTTTAGTTTTAAAGTTTAGTGTTGGTAAATTATTAATCGTTTAATAACATTTATTTATAAATGGAATTACTAATTTACAAAATCTTAAAAACAATCCACAAAAAATTAATAGTTAATTTAATTTACAATTTAAATGCTTAAAATCCTTCTTTAAATTAATAAAGTTAATTGTTAAAAATGTTAAATAGTTTTTTTAAATCAAAAGGAAAATTGTAAAATATGAGGTTTGTAAATAGTATGTTATTGATTTTTGTTGGTTTATACTCTTATGGTAAAACACAAACAAATCAAATTGAAGGAGTAGTTTTAGATGATAACAAAAATGGAATTATTGGAGCAAAAGTTCAACTTAAAGATGCAAAATTAGGAGCAATAACTAAAATTAATGGTGGGTTTAAAATTGATAAAGTTCCGATTGGAAATTATATCCTAATTGTTAAAGCTATTGGTTTTGAGCTAACAGAGATACCAGTTATTTTAAATGAAAATACAATTGATAATTTAAGAATTCTCTTAAAAGAAACTGTAAAGCAAGGTAAGGAAATTCAAGTAAATGCAAAATCTATCCAACAAGATAAATCAAATACATTTACAAGTATTACCAAAATTGAGCCAAGAGATGCAAAATATTTACCAGGTGCAGCTGAAGATGTAATGAGGTCATTAAGAGCTTTACCAGGAATTCTTTCACCAAGTGATTTCACTTCTCAACTTGTAGTTAGGGGTTCAGGTCCTGATCAAAACTTAATTGTATTGGATGATATTGAGGTATTTAATCCTTATAGATTGTATGGTTTTATCTCAATGTTTAATCCAGAAACTGTTACAGATATAACACTTCTTACTGGTGGATTTCCTGCTAAATATGGTGATCGACTTTCTGCGGTTTTAGATGTTGTGAATAAAGAAGGTGACAGGGATAGAACTATTGAAGGCACTATAAATAGTTCTCTAACAAATGCCAATTTGATTATAGAAGGTAAAATACCCTTCGGTTTAAATGGTGGTTGGTTGTTTTCAACAAGGAGAACATATTACGATTTAATTGCAGGTCCAATTTTAAAATCTTCAAAACTGTTGGATGGAGATGTAGCATTACCAAATTTTAGAGATTTTCAAGGAAAAATATTAATAAGACCAAATAGTTACAACAGCATTGTAATTAATGGACTTAGTAGCAGGGATGGTACAGAAATTTCATCAGGTTCTGGAAGGGAAAGGCTTGATTCAATTTCAATAACTGATGAGTCTTTTAACACCACATTAGGAGTTCAATGGAGATTTAATCCAACTGAAAAACTATTCAATAAAACTAGTTTTAATTGGTATGAAAACAGTGGTATAACTGAATTTGGTGGTTCTGGGGGTAGTGAGGTTTTATATGGTCAAGGTGTAACTCGTGATAGTGCTGCTAAGCTAATAAAGTCACTTCCTCAATCACTACAAGATTCATTAAAAAAAAGAGGAATTGATGGAAATAATTTACCGCTGTTAACTTTAAGTGGTAATGCTGGTTTCACTTTTCAAAAAAAATCATTTAACAATGAAACTAATTTAAAACTAAATGATAATTTGATTGAGTTTGGCATTGGTGCAGATTTGATGAGAACTTTTGTAGAATTTAAAATTGAAAGAGACTCAACTTTTAAAGCATTAGTTTCAGCAAATGGTGGGGGCAGGGCACCATCTGATGTAGGTAATGATTTGAATTATTATCGGTGGCATTTGTATGCTCAAGATAAATTACCAATAATAGATAATTTTTATGTAAACCTTGGTGCAAGATTTGATTATTATAAACTAATTAATAAATCTTATGTAGTTCCAAGATTATCAGCAAGTTACGCCATTAATGATTTAACAACTTTAAGAGCTGCTTTTGGAATATATTACCAATCTCCTGGTTATGAAAAGCAACTTGATGGACAAAATTTTTATGATTTATCAGATCCAGCTGTTCAGAATTTAGATGCTGAAAAATCAATACATTATGTGTTAGGTTTGGATAAAACCATTAGTGATAATTTACGATTTAAGATTGAAGCTTATTATAAAAAGTTTTATAATTTAATAATTCCTAAAAAAGTAATTGGGACTAAATATATTGTTGATCCAATTGGAAAAGATTCAGCTTTAAATTATGCTAGCGGATGGAGCAAACCAAGAGCTGAAATTGGTGATTCAATAACATCAATTCCTATTAATGGAGCAATTGGTGAGGCTAAAGGAATTGAACTATTCCTACAAAAAATCTCGAATGGAGATGATGATAGATTAAATGGCTGGGTAAGTTATTCTCTTGCTTTTACTGAACGAATTAGAGACGGAGTTGTAATTCCTTTTAATTTTGATCAAAGGCATACTATTAATATCGTATCAAATTATAAATTTAATAATTGGCTTGAAGTAGGACTAAATTTCCAATATGGTAGTGGATTCCCTTATACTCCTGCTATTGGAATTAAACCTAGAATAACTTCCAGTATAGATTCAAATGGTAGTAAAATTCCAGTTATAGCTACAAATATCTTTTCCGAATCTCTATTGATATCGGATAAAGGTGGAATTGAAAATATTAATTCTGCAAGAAAAAATGCTTACCATAGGTTAGATATGAGAGCAACATTTTACAGAAACTGGTTTGGTTTAAATTGGGCACTTTATTTAGATATTATTAATGTTTATAATCATAGTAATATGCTTTCTAGGAATTATTTCATTGATAAAAAA
Above is a window of Chlorobiota bacterium DNA encoding:
- a CDS encoding ABC transporter ATP-binding protein, translated to MALLKLDNVTMKFGGLTAVGNLTQEIPMNSLYGIIGPNGAGKTTVFNMITGVYKPTEGNVIFNDKSIIGLKPYEIAANGIARTFQNIRLFTSLSVSDNVRVALNNKGVNNLTNSILQFKKYSNQEDKFQIEIDNLLEMFSLLKFKNELAKNLSYGDQRRVEIVRALATNPKLLLLDEPAAGMTPTEKVELMSLIRFLRDNFDLTIVLIEHDMKVVMGVCEQITVIDYGNKIATGTPFEIKSNPIVIQAYLGEVTN
- a CDS encoding TonB-dependent receptor is translated as MLLIFVGLYSYGKTQTNQIEGVVLDDNKNGIIGAKVQLKDAKLGAITKINGGFKIDKVPIGNYILIVKAIGFELTEIPVILNENTIDNLRILLKETVKQGKEIQVNAKSIQQDKSNTFTSITKIEPRDAKYLPGAAEDVMRSLRALPGILSPSDFTSQLVVRGSGPDQNLIVLDDIEVFNPYRLYGFISMFNPETVTDITLLTGGFPAKYGDRLSAVLDVVNKEGDRDRTIEGTINSSLTNANLIIEGKIPFGLNGGWLFSTRRTYYDLIAGPILKSSKLLDGDVALPNFRDFQGKILIRPNSYNSIVINGLSSRDGTEISSGSGRERLDSISITDESFNTTLGVQWRFNPTEKLFNKTSFNWYENSGITEFGGSGGSEVLYGQGVTRDSAAKLIKSLPQSLQDSLKKRGIDGNNLPLLTLSGNAGFTFQKKSFNNETNLKLNDNLIEFGIGADLMRTFVEFKIERDSTFKALVSANGGGRAPSDVGNDLNYYRWHLYAQDKLPIIDNFYVNLGARFDYYKLINKSYVVPRLSASYAINDLTTLRAAFGIYYQSPGYEKQLDGQNFYDLSDPAVQNLDAEKSIHYVLGLDKTISDNLRFKIEAYYKKFYNLIIPKKVIGTKYIVDPIGKDSALNYASGWSKPRAEIGDSITSIPINGAIGEAKGIELFLQKISNGDDDRLNGWVSYSLAFTERIRDGVVIPFNFDQRHTINIVSNYKFNNWLEVGLNFQYGSGFPYTPAIGIKPRITSSIDSNGSKIPVIATNIFSESLLISDKGGIENINSARKNAYHRLDMRATFYRNWFGLNWALYLDIINVYNHSNMLSRNYFIDKKTAELKYRDVNMLPILPTIGINLKF